DNA sequence from the Oryza brachyantha chromosome 5, ObraRS2, whole genome shotgun sequence genome:
tgtataaaaaagtataGAGAACTTTATTATACGGAGTACTACACATTTAGCTGGTGGGTTATCTACTTGAAAGCATTTTCCTGAGAGCCAGATACACGGTATAATCACTTCTAGTCTAGTAGGCCCCCTACGGATAAAACCCCCACCAGAAATGGCAGCAGGAACtgttgtttcatatttttatgatgtcACCAATattgtcatctaaatagtacTCTCTCTAAGTTATTTGAACTACCGTTAAGCAAATTTTGGCAAGACGGACAactgaggccgcgttcggcactcataagttaacttatctccctcgttttcTCGTACTGTTAGGGAAATTGAGGCATAACCGAGaagcagatttaacgtggaaacccTTACtgggaaaaaccacgggcaTCAACTGGCAATATTCATTATGAGATAatgattacaatagcaggGGAATACACCAGGCCGTCGccgacatatttatatcccaACGACTCCAAAGTGCCCAAAGAAATAAGATTCCTTTTCATTCTAGGAACATGGCGAACATTTGAGAGGGTCCTAACGATGCCATCATGGGTTTTAATTTGCATAGAACCAATACCAGCAATTTCAAGAGGAGAACCATCACCAATCACAACTTCACCAGTATCAACAGAATCATAAGTAGAAAACCACTCCTTATATTGGCATATATGAAAGGTGCAAGCCGAATCAATAATCCAAGCAGTTTGATTCTCAATACTAGTCGTACTGATTAGAACCTCCCCATCAGAATCACTGGTAACAAAACTAGCCTGAGCTGGTTTCTCTTGAATTTTactcttcttctcttccttcctTTTCAATTTAGGGCATTCAGAGATATCATGACTATTTTGCTTGCAATAGCGACAAAATAATCTAGACTTACTATCTCTTGATTTAGATCTGGACTTTGATCTAGAAGAATCACCCTTTTGAGAAGATCTACCTCTAACAATTAACCCCTCAGCTTTAACTTCAGAACAAGGATCACTGTCAAATTTTTCCTTGAACAACAAATTTGACTTAACATCCTCAAAACTAAGGGTATCATGATTACCATAAAGCATAATCTCTTTGAAATGTTTAAAGGTAGCAGGTAACGAGACAACGAGTAAAATAGCTTTATCCTCATCATCAATTTTCACATCCAATTTCTCAAGATCAATGATCAGAGAATTAAACTCATTAAGATGAGATCGAACAGAGGTACCTTCTGCCATGCGAATTGTGTACAGACGTTCTTTCAAGTGTAATTTGTTTGCGAGActctttttcatataaagcGCCTCCAGTTTCTTCCACAAAGAGAACGCAGACGTCTCGTTAATAACTTCGCACAAAACATTTGTAGACAAACTGAGCTGTATGGCAGACAATGCCTTTTGATCTAAATCCTCCCACTTATCATCAGTCAAACCATCTAGTCTAGCCCCCAATGTCTTCCGAACACCAACTTGGGTGAAAATAGCTTTCATCTGAATCTGTCATATGCTGAAACTGATCTTGCCATCAAACTTCTCAATGTCTAATTTGAGGAAAGACTTCGAGAAGAATTTGCAgatcaaaaatatgataggtTGAACAGAGAAAAAACTTCCTGATATGTTAGTGTGGTTAGCAGATTCATGCATAATCCTGGCAAAGAACATTGGAATTTTGTAAAGTGGATTCTTCGTTATTTGAAAGGTATTTCTCATTTTGGCTTGATGTTTGATAAGAACAGAGTGAAGACAAATGATGTTGTTGGGTTTGTTGATTCTGATTATGCTGGAGATCTTGATAAACGAAGGTCTATTTCTAGATATATCTTTTCTTTGTGTGGTTCAGCTGTCAGTTGGAAAGCTTCACTTCAGTCTGTTACTGCTCTTTCTACCACTGAAGCAGAATATATTTCAGCTACTGAAGGTGTCAAGGAGGCTATTTGGTTGCGAGGTCTGGTTTCTGAACTTGGTATTCGACAGGGTACTAATGTTGTTTATTGTGATAGCCAGAGTGCTATTTGTTTGACGAAGAAAGACACGTTTCATGCCAAGACCAAGCACATTGATATTAAGCACCACTTTATTCGTGATATTGTTGCTCAAGGGCAAGTTACTGTGGGAAAGATACACACTGAAAGCAATCCTGCAGATATGCTCACGAAGTCACTTTCCAATACTAAGTTCAAGCATTGCCTGAACTTAGTAGGTGTTCATGGTGCTTAGCTACCATTCGGGGTTTTGGAGACATTTTTCTTCTAGTTCATGTTTATAGGGATTTTGATTCAAGGGGAGGTTTGTTGGGTTATGACTCAAATAATATAATCCTAAtcctagtactagtactagtccTAATCCTAGTCGTAGTACTAGTCTAGTCCTAGTGCTAGTCTTATTCAATGCCTATAAATATAGACCACCCTTGTACATGTAATCATGTACCTTTATTAGTGGATTTGTCTcccatggttttttttctctctattttaGAGGGGTTTTTCCACGTTTAATCCTGTGTCTTGATCTATTATTCCTAACACGAACtgataaacaatatatattttgcaaaaaaattatataggaaagttgttttaaaaaatcatactaatctattttatatttttataataattaaaaattaattaatcatgtactaatcttttacaacgtttttcgtgccagggtaagttaacttacaccccccatgccgaacgcggcctgagACATCTCAAAATTCAGTGGAGAGAtgggtttaaaaaattcagcGTTCTCTTATAAATTGTAACTTAGTAACTTGTAAATATCATTATGCCTAgaatctccttaaaatatccttcaattttatatataatgacTATATTAAGAAGATTAATAGGACTATATATCACCGTTAGACAAAAATACATTATGGTTATTGTACAACAGTTAGTACCGTGGACATATGGGTCTAGAGGTATATGTACCCATGTGTCAGTGGCAGTAACTATTGGATATTGGCGACGAAATTCTGGTCCACTGGCCTTGACTACCAAATGCATAGGAGTATGATCCGGTGGAAGCACTTATTACGAATGATTTTAGGGTCTTGGTTTGAGGGCAAGATTGGCTGAGATATCGTCTCCAAACTAGATATTAAAAGAAAGATGATAACCATCTCTCATCCATGCTCATCAAAACGAACCCTTACAAGTGGAGCGCTGAAATAGAGGCAAGCATGGTAACTAACCTGctctgttatttttattgttatgttACATAGGCAACTTTAAACTTTCTCTAGCCTATAGGACGATCATGATTCTTGAATTATGATTTGGTATGATCATAATATGAAATTGAAATTACTTGTCATATTATAGTTTTACCTCAAAACAATGAAAATGTGGAGTCGTAAGTTATATtatgatggaaaaaaatcttgaTCAAGTGCATTTCTTAAAGATATACATAGACCTCTTCGGTAATCAATCTTAGTATATATGGATATGAAAACATTCTATACAAAATCCTTAAGAGAGGATGTTATTGGAAATGATTACAATGATGGTCACCAAATTAAGGTTATGTTCTTTTCAACTATTTGGCTGAgatttttcctcctttttcatGGACACTTTTTCTTCATGAGCACTTTTCCTGGACCGGTAAAGGGTATGTTTCATGCAAAGGCTTTTGATATAtgagtttctttaaaaaatcaaataaatttatttatcaagTTTGCAATAATCaatattgattaattatgcACTAATAACTTCATTTACGTGCCATCGAAAATCTCATCTAAACCCTGAAAAGAACGCATCCTATGGCCCGTTGGAGGTATTTCTAACCATCAGACTACTCCTAAGGGGCTAGAATATCCACATTCTtgaagggtgtgtttggttgccaTGGTGTTTGTAACCAGGCTAACCAATTACATGTATTCTAGGTTGAGCTAGGATATGAGAATACAACGGTCgggtgtttggttgcttgATATCATGAGTCCGTATTTGCTAGGATGTTGTTTGATTAATTGCATTGGAGTTGTTGCATGAGTAGTtttaatgtgaaaaaaaatacaaacaaagcTTTACAAatacttaatatatttttttaccatattaATCATTAATATAGCCTAGCTTACACTAATATTGGTTAAACAATACTAATGACCTTATAACTATACCATTAATCCTCTTACTTGGGCCTAGATCACTGCAAACGGAACTCATCCTCGTTTGTGCTGAGCTAGATAAAGCACTGCCTCGTGAATTCAACCAGCCACGATACAACAGGACTACAGTTaaccaaacaaaccaaacCTGCATTAGTTGGGCCTGTCTCCGCTGGCGtacacccaaccaaacacctcCTAAACAATCCAAGTTCTCCTAACATATTGTGAAATTGGGCTGTAGGAACGCATAAGTTTCATAGGCTTTTCTCACAAAACAGTTCGATTCCTTTAAGTTATAATGCAATTCATTCAAACCGAATAGGCATGTATCAGTGACAGTAGCCAGAGGCTAGAAAATCCAAGCCTCTCTGGATTATCACGGGCTACCAGATCCTAAAACACATTACCATAAAAAGGTCATGGTTATTTAGAATATTTTGTGTGAGTAAATGACGAGCCAAAGTGTTTATTTCACAGTCTGTTCCTTTCCCCTAAAAATCCTGCTAGTAAAACACAACAAgagatattaatatataaagatagataTCATGTATGACGGTACATACATAGTGACATTATAGACAACAGAAAGCTAGCGATAAAGAACAAAATGATTTCAATGTGTGTGCAATACTTCAGTTTCGAAAAGAATAAATTCAATAGGTCCCGTATTTCTTATCTTCGTTAAAAAGACAAcatattcaaaataaataaagaagagtgaaattaaaaaagatcATTTgaaacacaaggatttggcaACCATTTTCATACGATAAGTGTTCGACTTAATGCTTGTAATTTTGAAGGGTTTTTCTTAGGGAATGAATATCCAGCGTTTTAATTGAATGTCATCCCCTGAACAGGTGCTTCTTTATATCATAGAAAATTTACCAGATTTTCACATCAAACATTTCAATTCCTCCCAACCGAACCAGCCCCAGTTCCTTCCTTTTAAGGATAAAATTCCTGCGGCCTGACCATAAAACTTTCTCCAGCAAAGAACGAAAGATACAGCTAAAATAGACTACTAGAGCACCTACACCTGCTCATCCCTCCTCCATTCCATTCTCGTTTGTAAAACACATGTGGTCGTTAAGAAACTAGGGAGAAACAATCAAACAACAGGTGAGCcataagaaacaaaaacaaaaaatggcgTCGTGTGACACCCAAAATCCAcacataaaaatgaaatgataaaGTAATAAAAGGAATAACAAATCATGAGATTATTATTAGTactactattatatatatacatatatatttatttataagctTAGGAGGAGTAAATAAACACTTTTCTCCACTATCTCCCTTCCCTTTGTCCTTTCGGGACCTCAAGAgagggcagcagcagctcgtccctctcccctctcctctccacccAAAAGCCCCCACCtttcccttcccttctcctcctgcgcctcctcctcctccggccagcTTCATCCCCCCCTCACCTCAATTCGGTGCTCTCCCGCGGCGCGATCGATCGAATCTGCACGGATTCGGTGTCGATTCCACGCGGCCGCAGGGGGAGCCCCCGGCGATTTTTGTTTCAGAGCTTTTTCTTCTTGctgttctttcttcttcttccccaaATCTTTCTGCCTGGTTCTGGTTTCTTGGGGTTTCTTGGGAAATTCGAGCCCCGAGCGCCGgcacgccggcgcggcgggatCCTTCCTCCGCGGTTTGGGCGCGTTCTCCGGCCGATTTTGGAATTCCGTGGTTCGGTAGGTGCGGCTGTGTGAGCTGAAAAGGTCgtcgctttttttttctggtctAGGTTCTTCAGGGTGCCCTCCCTGATCTGCGTGTGCTCTCTTCCCCTGCCTCGATTGCTTCTtgtgatttttgttttctgaTTTGCTCTTGCGTTTTAGTCAGAGGGGAATTCCTGTTTCTGTCTATTTCCACGTCGATTTGGTGCAGGAAAGCTAGAGTATTTACTCTTCTTTGTTCCCCCAAAATTGTTCTGCGATTTGTCCTTGTCTAGATCTCGTTTTCTTCTTTGATTTCGGGTCTACAGCCTGCACCGAttccagagagagagagagagagagcaagaacaaaaaaaagccGTTGATTTCCCATTTCTGAGCCGAATATTTACAGCAAGAAACATCATTTCTCGCTGTTCCTACGCCCAATTCGTCCTGATCTGGTTGTTCAACCTTGGGATTCGCCTCTGCTTCCTTGATTTGTTCGCCGGCATTGAATCCGATGGCGCAGGAGAGCTGTGATCTCAACAAGGACGAGGCTGAGATCTTgaagccgtcgtcgtcgtcgtcgccttctcCTTCCCCGACCACGGCCTCCCCGTCGCCACCAACAGCACAAATGCCGGAGCCGCCACCTCCACAATCGACGCCACCGGCACCAcctgcagcggcggcagctccTCAGTTCTTGCCCAAGACCTGTGAAGGCATTCACATAGAGGCTTCCAAGAAGAGGAAGCTCgccgaagccgccgccaccgatgCTGCggccgcggtggtggtggtggccgagCCATTGTCTCCGGTGCTGTTTGTTAATCGGTGCAACGTGTGCCGCAAGAGGGTTGGTTTGACCGGCTTCCGGTGCCGCTGCGGGGAGCTCTTCTGCCCTCGCCACCGGCATTCTGAGACCCATGAATGCTCGTTTGATTATAAAACTGCCGGCAGGGAGGAGATTGCCCGAGCAAATCCTGTGATCAGGGCTGCCAAGATCATTAAGATCTGAGGTATAAACATTTGTTTCGGTTTGTTTACTCATCGTAGTCATGTTGCTCGCATCCATGATCGTGCATCATTTAATTGTGGTTTGTTGTTATGGTTCCTAGTATCATTTAAGATAAAATGACATACTACAATTTGCATTAGAGCATTGCTTCTAATTGCAATTTTTGTTCAGCTGTTCTTGTTCTGTcgttcatatataaatatgattcTACTCAAAGATATCATTTTTGGTAGATAAGAACTGTCCTTTCCATAGTTATACATTCCGATGTGATATTTGTTTCTTAAATCAATTTATAGTAATTCTCCTGATATATGTGTTGAAatgccttttttcttttctaagtTGCTAATTGATAATATTCTTATTTGCATTTCAAACTGTTAGTCCGGTGTGTTGGGACTGTTGGTTTGGCTTTCGTGAGATTATATTCGCCGCATGCATGGTATCTTGCTTTGGCGAAGCCAGGGCCATGTGGCTGCTGGCCTGCTTCTATCAACTTAACATGGAACTCAAGTTTCTTGTTGCTGGTTCTATTTCAGCATTTGCGCAATGCcgcattttgtttttcttggttCCTGAATTGCAGCCTCTTTGTTTATTATACATTAATTGACCTCAGATTTTTCCATGTGACCTTGTAGGTTGTATGATCTATGAACTATATGGAAGACTAAACCTGGAGATGTTGCAAGTGAATCATGCTGTAATTACATGGGCTATCCAAGAGCATGATATCTGCATATTTGTGAAGTAACTCCCATACAGCCGACGTCATAGTAGCATAGAAGTCTACATcaaccgaaaaaaaaaaaatctatgggTCGGCTGTTGTGGGAGAATGCTTCACTCTTGTTCATCGTCCGTCTTCTTCTTATAGCACACGGATGATAGCAAGTGTACTGTCCAGTCATAATTTTATTGGATCCAACAATTTATTGTAGTATATTgtaatctttttcttttgagtcCTGTTCGGTTTTCGTTCAACACAATTGTGTGTTACTGAAAGCATGTGTGATGTTTGAAATTTCAGTTCATGGTGGAGATAATCACCTCCTACCCTGTTGCTATTGCGATCTGTCTGGCtggcaaataattaatttgtcatgccacaaaatatttacatgatgTTTCTGTGGAAGATTGAGAAATCCCTAATTAGCTCTTGCTGCAATCTATAAAGGCCACTATTATGTtcatttcttttcaaaatatatatgtgtctgtGACCTGGTATATCATGAGGGCTTTTCTCAACCCTATGTAGGTTTTTGGGTTACACAACCCTCAAATATTATGGCAGTTAATGAAACACAAATTACTCTATATATGCTTTAAGGCTTCTAGTATGAAGACATGAAAAAGAGGATAATAGCATAACACTGCTTGTTTACCACCGGCACATCAAACCTTCAGTGCTCTTACATGGAGAAAATTTCCCCAATACAACTGTCTGCACTCAATACTTTCTGGCTAACTGGAACTTCCTTTAGAAGtgccaaagaaaagataaaaatacattCCAAAATTACATTACAGCAAACTGCATGAAATATGCTGGCCTACTGGAGGAGTCTGGAGTACATGTGTATTTCAATTCAACCCGATGATTCTACAATCCTAATTCCTAGTAACTCCCGAGAAACTCAGCTCAGCTCCTCGTTGCTGAGGGCATGATAGAGGCCATTTCCTTCaacataaaacataattaatccCGTTAACAAAATCTCTCTTTGGATGTTTGCATCCTCTATTGTTCTGTAGTGTCCATTGTTACTAACAAGTTTGATCAAGTGGCTCTTTAGGTATGATAACAGTGGGAGGAGTTTTACCATCATCTGATTGTCTGATGCCAGATGATGCAGCACCCTGACATTTTGGATCAACAGCAGCCTCCTCATCAGGCAGCCTTCCCTCAGCATCAGTGGACTCAGCAACTTGCCCCCTTTTGTCATCGCTGTTCGAATCGCTGCATCAACATGTCACCATTAGTGAGCAGAAGCAACAGCTGTGTTTGTCTAGTTCAGAAGATGGTGTACATCTTTTACGTTAACAGTATTAAAGTTTCTTATGCCAACTAGTGAGATGAGAGTATTTGGTGTTGTTAGGCCAGTAtcaatgcatgttttatggggtgtcatgcatattaaatagggtgtcacatcatcaaaattgCTGACTTGACAAGGTCATTAAATAAAGGAGTTTCATGAGATAAAagaggagtttcatccccataaaactcatctggctcggttacctagtttacagTCTTGTTAACTATCATGAAACTATGTATTGAAATTAGCCTTACAGAAAAGTATAACAGTAAACAAAAAGAGGGGAGTACCCCGAGTAAATAACCAGCCCAATTGCAACTGCACCAAATGCCACATAGTACATCCAGTCTACCTGGAAAGTGAAAGTGCATTTGATTACATGTAAGACAATAAAACTGCAGTATGCAGATTGAGGGACCGGATGATCAGACCTTTTCATGGTAGGCAAACACACGGATGAGAATAGCCCACATGTCTGAGGTTAGTAATGAAAGGTTTAGCATTGTTGAACCACTGATCTGCATGAGGCAACATGGATATGACTATATGAGAAACTTAAAGAGCAAAAGTCGAGTGCTTTATATGGCTAGTGCCATCTCATAGTACAGCAAGATCCCATTTTTTAGGTCAGATGGGAGCTCTACTGTTCCCAGAAGGAGATGGGCAAGGAACAGTAAACTTGGGATGTGAGAACTGACATAAGTCATGAGCAAGCAAATTAGTAGGCATAGAGTTGCACAAAAGAAACATTGTTTGCTAATATACCTTTAGTAAAATTGGAACTAGAGAGTAAAACATGAACATTGCTACTGCAAATCCAATAAATGGTACCACCTGGCAAGTAGAAAAGAAAGTAATATTAGGTGTCTTTGgtgtcacaaaaataaataaaaatccagGATCAACATGAGGGGATGTTTATAGGGACAATAAAAGAGGGAGGACTTACAGCACCAACACTCCACTGTATAGATTCTATCTCATTGCGTTCAAATATGCTTCTGCACaagcaaacaaagaaaaaaaaatagctcaaTGAACTGTTTGAACGAATAAGAAAAGCTACAGTTTGAATTCAACAAACTAATGacaaacttttctataaacaaGAAAAGGTCCACTAAACTGCCTAAAGTACTTTGGTTCATCTACTTAATCCCCTCACGTATGAAACCAGGTATTTGACCACAATGCGTGAAGGCTGGTACAGATAGCTGCAGGCACATAAGGGCATCCCAAGCCAACCGTACAGCACCTTTCGTCACATATTAGAGCATTTTACCCGAGCTGACCCAACCactcctttttctctctccaatggGAGATCCTGGGAACCACttatttctaattaatgtgCTTCTTTTCCATTCTCTCcctttattgaaaaatatactctctctgttccaaaatataaatattcctagaattcaaatcttgttcacaatataagcattttttgtAGCAATATTCATAATACTACTAGTCACACCAATCACTTTTCATTTAAACTTATTACCATCTTGCCCCATCTACCATCACACCTCCATTCATCTATATTCTTGAGGGGcaaaagagattttttttcttaaccttAACCCCAGCTAAAAAtcctagaaatatttatattttgaaacggagggaatatttAACCACATACATCAGCATGCCGCTATATCCATGCGAGCAAACCACTCATAAAACCAGTATAGggatataaaagcaaaaatggtaaaacatAGTCAAAAGATAGGAACATGATACATTTGACAAGCACTGATAATAGCTCCAAATAGTCCTAACATCCCCATCAACTCAACCCGATCACCGACTTTTACGAGGAACTCCTGCAATGCAAAAGATGATGATATTGAGGGATCTGGCATTCTGGTCTCTAGTGAACCTAGACCACAAGTTTGCATTAATTAAGCACAGGAAATGAGAACCATATGGTAAAGGTGCTACGAGAGAATCATTTTCATCTTCCCGctagattttgagatttttttcaataaagaagtgaatagaatatattttcgtataaaacaataataacgTTTTTCTAACAGGtattgaaaataataatagaaaaaggTCATTTCTCTTGAAGGTTGAGATCAATACTTTACCTCACTAACATTACTGATTGCATAAAGGGTGGCGCCAGCAATTACAAGTATATCTCCTTTAACCGGGCTTGCACCTCCTGCAGAGAACAATACACCCATGATTTCATCGCATTAGTTGTACTTCGATTCAGGATTTGAAGACTAGTCACAAAAgataagttctaaaattccaCCCATAAGATTTAGTTATCCTCCATTCAAATATCACTGGACTGCTGCAATTTTTAAATTCCATTACATCAAGCAGCATATCAAACTGTGCAACAGCCTTTAATCCTTACTTCAGGAAAATGGAACAACTATTCTTGTAAATGTGAATTCAGGGCATATTTTGTCAGCATAGTTTTAAAATGATCTGAAATCTAAAAGGTTTCTTTGCACTTTTTTGTGGTAAGGAAATGAGAAATGGCTTTCACAGAACAATTACCTGCTCTATCACCAGCATGGACATCAGAAAATACAACTAGCACAAGCCCTGCGACACAAATAGCCACACCACTATATTTTCTGAATCTGTACTTGGTCTTCAAAAACATCCATGTAAGGAATATCACAGCCGGAATAGACCAGCAATCAAGAAGCATAACGCTTGTCAGAGATGTGTACTGGTAAGCCTTGACAACTGTACACAAAAAAGAATTAAGTATGACATTGCAAGAACATTTGTCTATTCAGCAGGCAGGAAGGACCTCGTTATTTCAGTAGAGATGACCAGGAAATTAACGACTCTGTGCAGCGTGCTATTCAATGAGCCAACAATTGACTGGCAAAATTTTGCACATACCTAGATAATTTGCCTCTACATCGACTAAGCCTAGTATTAAATAGTAGTACCATTTCATCTGCAAGAGTCAGTTCATGCATAAATCAGTTCCACAGTAAAATAACACGTCCAGATAATACAACATCAGTAGGAGACAAGGATATGCATATTACGGTTCAGAAGATAAATGTAAttacttatttaaaattgtGAGAACAGTTTGTGTATCAACTACATgcattttttcaaacaaagcAAATTGTTGTTAGATGCAAATAGAAAGTAACCACTAAAGCACCTGTGCTTGAGGCTATAAGAGATTAAGAGATACTCcccccgtcccaaaataattggCTACtttagaaaagagaaaaattatgaatgGAGAAAAATGGCCAACATATCATTTACTAAATGAGAGATTTTTACGAATGGAAGGGTGATTGAGTGTAAGATgggaataaatttaaatgaggGACTGACAGTGAACTAAAAGAAGTTGAATTTCTGATGCACAAAGATACATATACCGCACTCATGATTGTTAGGCAAGGCCATTGACTATGTGGCACCCAAACAATTGGCTAACCCAATTTTCTTTGATTGCCATACTCCAAAGATTAGGCAATCTAACGTAGAAATTACGAAACTGGTATAAAGATGAGGATACGACCGAACCTGCAGAGGCTTCCTTCTGTATAGCAGAATGCTCCCGTACACGATTCCAAGGAACAGGTAGTTGAGCAGCGACTGTGACGTTGGCACGTTGATTCCTGCAGTTGTAAAATCAGTAGTACCGTCGTTACATTATTAATTGGGTTAATTTCTCCCAGCCAGCGATGGCAATGGGTATATCCCATACCTATACCAGTAGTAAAATTTCGTATCATTAAAATACTTATACCCTGTCACGGATAAGAAAACCTCCCCATATCCATACCCGctcgggtaaaccttacccgTCGGGTTACCCATATACCCGCAAAAGTTCAAAATGCATAGACGCTAGATTCTTATgacatcacacattcatataATATGGTGAAAAAggtatggatggtttaaatacctatgattttggttaattaggctatACTAACTTGATATTAGGCcatgacatgcatttaaactttgcgggtatttattacccatggaTAAATGGGTATGGGGATCATACGAACGTTTTCATACCCGTATACCCATCGGGTAAAAGTTTTTGCCCAATTACTTAAATATCCACCAGGTCTCGGGTCCGTTGCCATCTCTGCTCCCAGAGATATAATATAACACAGCAAGGAAAGCTTGTGAACGACACGCAAGATCAACATGTACATTGACTGATTAGCAATAGAAGAGAGAAGTCCCGACAAGAAACTGATTAAAGGGGGAAAAAACAAGAAGCAAAAAAGCAGgtaaggaagggaaaaaatgcATGACCGAATGGAAAATTGAACGAAATGGGCAAGGGAAAagcgaataaaaaaaaaagaaaatgaaaatgaactaCAGAGAAGTCTGAAAAGG
Encoded proteins:
- the LOC102714098 gene encoding solute carrier family 35 member F1-like isoform X2; the encoded protein is MARLPGGGGCPPRKTMVGLGLGQLVSLLVTGTGFASSELSRRGINVPTSQSLLNYLFLGIVYGSILLYRRKPLQMKWYYYLILGLVDVEANYLVVKAYQYTSLTSVMLLDCWSIPAVIFLTWMFLKTKYRFRKYSGVAICVAGLVLVVFSDVHAGDRAGGASPVKGDILVIAGATLYAISNVSEEFLVKVGDRVELMGMLGLFGAIISACQISIFERNEIESIQWSVGAVVPFIGFAVAMFMFYSLVPILLKISGSTMLNLSLLTSDMWAILIRVFAYHEKVDWMYYVAFGAVAIGLVIYSGDSNSDDKRGQVAESTDAEGRLPDEEAAVDPKCQGAASSGIRQSDDGNGLYHALSNEELS
- the LOC102714098 gene encoding solute carrier family 35 member F1-like isoform X1 → MARLPGGGGCPPRKTMVGLGLGQLVSLLVTGTGFASSELSRRGINVPTSQSLLNYLFLGIVYGSILLYRRKPLQMKWYYYLILGLVDVEANYLVVKAYQYTSLTSVMLLDCWSIPAVIFLTWMFLKTKYRFRKYSGVAICVAGLVLVVFSDVHAGDRAGGASPVKGDILVIAGATLYAISNVSEEFLVKVGDRVELMGMLGLFGAIISACQISIFERNEIESIQWSVGAVVPFIGFAVAMFMFYSLVPILLKISGSTMLNLSLLTSDMWAILIRVFAYHEKVDWMYYVAFGAVAIGLVIYSGDSNSDDKRGQVAESTDAEGRLPDEEAAVDPKCQGAASSGIRQSDDGKTPPTVIIPKEPLDQTC
- the LOC102705252 gene encoding zinc finger AN1 domain-containing stress-associated protein 15, which codes for MAQESCDLNKDEAEILKPSSSSSPSPSPTTASPSPPTAQMPEPPPPQSTPPAPPAAAAAPQFLPKTCEGIHIEASKKRKLAEAAATDAAAAVVVVAEPLSPVLFVNRCNVCRKRVGLTGFRCRCGELFCPRHRHSETHECSFDYKTAGREEIARANPVIRAAKIIKI